In the Arachis ipaensis cultivar K30076 chromosome B04, Araip1.1, whole genome shotgun sequence genome, TGGAATGCTTTTTCGCATTCCGCTTCCCATTTGAAGGGGATTCCTTTTTTCATGAGCTTGAAGAAAGGGAGCGCTTTTTGAGCTGACGCCCCGAGAAAGCGGAATAATGCGGTTAACCGGCCAGTGAGTTTCTGGATGTCTTTGAGGTTTTTTGGGCTTGCCATTTCGAGGACGGCTTTGCATTTTTCAGGGTTTGTCTCTAGTCCGCGTTGTGTGATCATGAAGCCGAGGAACTTTCCTGCTTCCATTTTGAATGCGCATTTGGTTGGGTTGAGGCGCATTCGATGTTTCCTCAAGATGTTCATTATGAGCTCGAGGTCGGTGATGAGCTGCTTGCCAAATTCGGTTTTTGCGAGCATGTCGTCTATATAGACTTTTAGCTTGGTCCCGGACAGGTCTTGGAATATTTTGTTAACGAGTCTTTGGTAGGTGGCTTCAGCGTTTTTTAGGCCGAATGGCATGACTTTGTAACAGTAAGTGCCGTCGGGAGTGATGAAGgccgttttttcctcgtcgggtcAGTGCATAGGTATCTGATTATATCCtgagtatgcgtccatgaagctgaggtattGGTGGCCGGACGCGGCGTCTACTAATCCGTCTATGTTTGGTAGGGGGAAAGcgtcttttggacaggctttgtttaagtccgtgtagtcgacgcacatccaCCATTTACCGTTTCCTTTTTTGACTAGTACAACGTTAGCCGGCCAGGTCACGTAGGGTAACTCCCGGATAAAGCCTGCTTCGAGGAGGGCTTTGGCTTGTTTTTTAACTTCGGAGGCTCGGTCGGGGGACATTTTCCGTCTCTTTTGTGAAACGGCCTTGGCCGTAGGGTCTACGGCCAGTCGGTGGGACATTAAGTCgggatctatgcctggcatatCGGCCGGTGTGAATGCGAACAGGTCTCTGTTCTATTTCAAGAGGTGGGAGAGGTCCTCTTTAAGGTCGTAGGGAAGGTTCCGGTTGATGAAGGTGTGTTCTTCTCTGGTTTGGCCTATTTGTAGCTTCTCCATATCTCCCTCAGGTTCTGGTCTAGGTTGCACATCTTGTCGGGCATCTAGGTCTGCTAAGAATATGCCGGCCACGTCTCGGGATCTCTTCCTTagggctaggctggtgttgtcgcattctgCCGCGGTTTCCCGGTCTCCGTGGATAGTCCCGATCGAGCCATCTTCCGCTGTGAACTTCATCAGGAGGTATTTGGTGAAGATGACAGCTGAGAGGTCGTTTATAGTTTTTCTTCCAAGGATGACGTTAGAGGCGGTGGAGTCTTTGAGGATTACAAATTCGGACAGTATTGTCTTTTTCTGGTCTCTTTTTCCTATGGTGAGGGGGAGGATAATGGAGCCATCTGGTTTGAGGAAGTTATCCCCTAGCCCGGTTACTCCGTTGTGGTATGTTTGGAGGTTGTCATCATGGAGTCCGAGTTTGTCGAAAGCTCCTTTGAAAAGGATGTTGGAGTCTGCTCCTGTGTCGACTAGTATTCTTCTGACCAGCCCGGTTCCGATTCTTGCCGAGATAACGAAGGGGGCATCCTCTGCCGAGGTACCGTGCTGGAAGTCCTTGGGGGAGAATGTTATTGCTCTATTGGTAGCGTTTGAGTCTTGTTGTTTAACTGCCAGTATTTTGAGGTCCTTTTTTAGTGCCGATTTCGATTTCCCTGGGACGTCTTTACCTGTGATGATGTTCACGATAATGGTTGGGTCGGCTTCCGGGCTTTCTCTAGGGCCCTGTTTTTGTGTTCTCGGGTTACGTCCTTCTCTTTCGGGTGATCTTTCCTTTTTCGCGCGTCTTGGTTCCCTGATAAATCTGGCGAACTCGGGGAGTTTTCCGTCTCGTATAGCTTGCTCGAGGGCGTCCTTTAAGTCAAAGCAGTCTTGCGTCTTATGTCCGTATCCTCGGTGATAGTCGCAATATAGGATTTTGTTGCCGCCTGTTCTTTCCTTTAGCTGTCGGGCCTTCGGGAGGATGCCTCGATATGCTATTTAATGGTATATTTCGGTGATCGGTGCAGTTAGTGGTGTGTAATTGGAGAATTTTCCGACTCTGGGGGGTCGGTTTGCATTTACCAGCTTGTGGTGTTCCTTCTGATTCTCTCTGGGGGTAGGGTTATGTTGGTTTGCTGGCAAGCCGTGTTGTGCGCTGCCGTGTTGCCGTTTGTTGGCGGCTACGACCTGGCTTACTTCTTCGTCGTTTATGTACTCCTTTGCAACGCCTTGTATTTCGTGCATCGTCCACACTGATTTGGTAGTGAGGTATTTTCGAAAGTCTTCATTCATGAGTCCGTTTGTAAGGCAGAGGCTTGCGACCGAGTCTATGAGCCCATCGACTGTCAGGCACTCGTCGTTGAATCGGTCGAGATATTTTCTTGTGGACTCGTCATGTTTTTGTGTTACTCCCAATAGGCTGATGGGTGTTTGGCCTTGGTGATTCTGGTGGTAAATTGTGCCATGAACCTCTGTGATATGTCGCGGAAACTAGCTATGGACCCATTGGGAAGAGCATTGAACCATTTGATTGCTGGTCCGGCTAGGGTTACTGGGAAGGCTCTGCATCGAATGGCGTCGGTGGCGCTttctaggttcattctggcctcgaaggccgttaagTGCTCCTGGGGGTCTTTGGTTCCGTCGTATTTCATGTCCGTGGGTTTATCAAAGCCTTTGGGGAGTTTCGCTTTCAAAATTCTTTCCGTGAAGGGGGTGGCTCCCATTATCACGTGGTCGTTTCTCGTGCGTTTGGTCTCTCGGTATCGTCGGTCTTCGTCCGTGTGAACAGGATCGCGGGAGACACTGCGGTCGTACCTCTTGCTGTGTCACCGTTCTGGTGATCTATCGTGTCTTAGGTCACGCGAGGCGCTTCTATCGTGTCTCTTGTCGTGTCGCCGTTCTGGCGATCTGCCGTGTCTTAGGTCACGCGAGGCGCTTCTATCGTGTCTCTTGTCGTGTCGCCGTTCAGGCGATCTGCCGTGGCGAGATCTTGATCTGGAGGTCGCGTGACTTCCATTTTTGGCGTTGTGTTTTTCCTTGGTGGCAACCCGACCTTCGAGTTCCTGTACTCGGTGGCAGAGTTCTTGGATTATCTGGGCTGACTTGTCTTTCGAATTTTCGGGATGTCGTGTTTTTGTGATGACGGGGCCGTTCTCATTGTTATGGATGGCGCTTGCTATCCTTCCATGGAGTACGGCTTCTTGGTGTTCGGGAGTAGGGTTTCTTGTTCTGGAGTCATCTTGGTGGCTAATGGAATGCTCTTCAAGTCCGTCCACCATTCTGACTCAACTGGTGCcaatccccacagacggcgccaatgtacaagatgtctctggtacgggttgagagatggatcgagaacttgcgggttgaggcgaATGCCAGATCAATTGACTGGAGCGATGGGGggatacctgcaaagacactccgacgctcaagtcagaatggatctgagaggtataaagtgtgaggaatgaatgaatacctggagggacttgggtcctctatttatagatgATGGTAgatgtcttatcttatcttgtttggccaagataagggagacgtttgaatttgaaagttggttaggagctctagtgggCCGGTTCGGGCCTTCTAGAAGGGTTTGGTGGGTCGGACTCGGGTAGCCGGGTTCGGGGACTATCCCGGGTGtaggatccgtgggccggatccgtaacaaaaACGTTGGTTAGTTAATCAAATTTTTCAATGAGATTTTAATAAAGTTCAAGAAGATGTAAGTTGTAGAGGAAGAATATATTAATTCCTATTTATAAGAATAAGAGAGATCAGATACGCAAAATTTTGAATACTTCAAAAGTATCAAGCTCACCAGTCATGCTATGAATTTTCTAGGAGAATGTGATAAAATGGAAAATTAAATAGAAGACCCAGATCATGAAAAACCAAGTTAGTTTTATGTTGGATAAATTCAACACCAAGGTTATATATTTGTTAAAGAGAATGATAGAGAACtatcaaagaaacaaaaaatgagATAAATATAATGTTTATTGACTTAGAAAAGATATACAATAATATACTAATAGAGATTTGTGAAATATTTTGAAATAGAAGGGAACACTACAAAAAAAGGCCTGTTGGCACACTTTTTTCTtgtcacgcttttaaagcgtgccaaaaagtggtcaacggccacgcttttgcgATGGTGGCTACTAATTTGTGATTTGGCTacacttttttttgccacgcttgaaAAGGTGGTCATAGAAgaaaatcggcacgcttttacgagggtggcCACTTATTTGAAATTTAGCCACGCTTTTTTATTGCCATacttgaaaagcgtggccataaaggaaaatcggcacgcttttatgAGAGTGGCCTATGATTtgaaatttggccacgcttttttttgccatGCTTGAAAAGTGTGGCCATAGAGGGAAACCGatatgctttaaaagcgtagctagTTTGGCTTTCAATGGTCACCTTTTTAAAGTGTGCCCATATCCTGTATTTATTTTGGCACCCTACAAAACGTGCCGATAGAGTTTCCTCCCCCAAAATTTAGTTTTCCACCCATTTTTTTTCACACTTTACTCTTTTTTCCTAAGTTTTCAATTTTAACCCTTAAAGTGATAACAACAGTACACTAATTTTACATTGTTACCAAATTCACTTTTAACCCTAAAAGTGAAGCCGCGCCATCATCTTTGTCTTCACTTTCGAATCCTGCCTTCATTGTTCATCGTCATCTTCATCGTTCATATCCATCGCCTTCATCGTCATCTGTGTAATTAGCCAATGACTATCGCACCCATGCCCTTCCTCAACCCTCGCACCCAACCCTCGCCCATCAACCCAACCCTGTTGTATACCTCCAATCCTAACCCCATGGCGCCTCCAAGTCTCCAACCCTAACCCTATCGCGCCTCCAACCCTAACCCCAGAGATTCATCGCGCTTCTGTCGAGCTTGGCTACCGTCGTCTTCGTCTTCCTCATCTCCTCCTCATGACCCAGACCCAGAAAGCCCTAAGCCTCcgtctcttctctcttcttcaagcTGTGTCGCCGTCGCTGTCCTAGTGCCGCCGTCCATCGCCACTTCGAACCCTAAGCACCAGATTGGGTTCTTCTCACTCTTCCTCCGATTACACAATACACCAACCTAGATCTATTCTTATCTTCTTGAATCTCAGATCCAAGGTTTGCATCTAATGCTTTTCATTTTTTAACTTTTCTAGCTTTGCTTGCTGCGTTATTGGTCGCTGATTATTCAGTGGATTTGATTTGTTGATGCTATTTGCATAAATCAGTTATTACATATGGTGTCCAACGCCAGCAAGAAAAAGGCCAAGTAGAAGAAGGCAGTAATAGCGGCTAAGAGAGGAGGCAAGGTGGCTGCTTCGTCGAAGGCGTCGGCATCAGCTTTAGCCTCGAATCGGACATGCACCGGTTTCCTCTGCTCACATCTCGTTTCCAGGGATATTAGGGTCAGTAATACGTTGGATGATGTTGAAATGAAATGAATGTAACATTTAGGGTTTTAAGTTTAGGAATGGAATAGTGTAAGCTGTGATTAAACAAAGTTGTAGATGTCATGTCTTTGTTTAGTGTTCTAATTCTCTCTGTTTgcacattgatgagcggatattttatacgctttttggcattattttcatatagtttttagtatgttttgtttaagttttattaagttttcatagatttttattgcaaaattcatatttttggattctactttgagttcgtgtgttttatggtgatttcaggtatttcctaagttagggttaggagctctgttgagtaggatcgcgaaggaGAGTGGCttacttagagcttcatcttctgctacagtgagaaacctagaggtggcatgatgagaggacatgagtaatctcaacgtggtggattgctgcagtagcggaggttaacttgatgagaggacatgagttaatcacttacggctgccattgaataaATCAGAAAGCTATTGagatagacagtaagaaaagtgaATCCGGAAAgccaaagcatctccgaagccttaactgttcGTCCATCACTGTTTTCATAAATCAATCCGGTATAtctatctttatttattttatgcattttccAACAACACTCATCTTTTaatttcgcctgactaagatctacaaggtgtccACTGTTTGCTCAaaacaacaatcctcgtgggactgaccttgactcacctcaggtattacttggacaacccagtatACTTTCCGGTCTATTTGTGCGAATTCTGCGGAgctaatttcgtgcaccaagtttttggcgccgttgccggggattgttcggatttgacaaattaccggattatcttgttgcttagattaggtactttttaattttgtttgagtcttttgtttccctttttcgaaaaaatttttcaaaaatctttgcttttctttttgatctttatctttttgtttgagtctttgttcttgttcttgttaaagtttcgaatttcttgttttcttttcaaaaaattttcaaaaattgtgtccttttttgaatcttgtgtcagtccttaagtttggtgtctttttatcTTTGGTCCCTTTAGTACTTTTGGTCtgtcttttcttgagtttttagaaaattgttcttgtttttcttcttggtCTTCGAACTGTTCttgttactttcttttatttgatttcaatttctttaagtttgatgtcttttggtgtttttcttgcaaatttcgaaaaattaGTGTCTtggcttttaaaattttaagtttggtgttctttgtgtgttctttatttgctttgaattttcgaatttgttctttgtgttctttcttggtattcaagttgttcttatttattttcttgttttgatcttaaaatttttaagtttggtatcttttggtATTTTTCTCTTTGAATTTTCGGAAACTTAGtgttttagatctaaaaattttaagtttggtgtcttttggttgtttttctctttcttcattaattcaaaaaataaaaaaatatcttttctatctttatttcaaaattattttcgaaaattctaacaaaaatttcaaattttaatttcaaaatcaatatcttatcttatcttaatttcaaatttcaaatttcaaatcttatctttttaaaatcttatcatatctttcttttaattgtgattctatcttatcttatatttcttttaaaatttaaaattcaaaactcttttaaatctttatcttatcttttgttatcttCCATTAAATTTcgaattattatcttatcttatcttagttttaaatttcaaaatcaaatcttttttaaatctttatcttatcttgtttcaaattcaaaattcaaaatttaaaatttaattttcaaaatcttatcttatcttaattgaaattcaattatcaaaattcaaattttaaaattcaaaattcaaatttcaaatttaaatctttttcaaatcttatcttaatttcaaatctttcttaattagttacttgttttctctttcttctttttcaaaattcattatttaatttttaaatctttttaattaattagactttattttcaaatttaattaataaataaaaataaaaacaaaaataatttaattctagtttctctttacTTCTTTCTCATACCTTTCTTTCACCATGAACTCAAATGggaatgaacagttcagaagaactttggggtccTACATGGCCCCCAATCCTGACTTCTATGAGAGAAGTATTAGTATACCTCCCATTGGAGTAAGTAATTTCGAGCTCAATCCACAGCTCATTAttctggtgcagcaaaactggcagtactctggacttccacaggaagaacccacTGAGTTTCTGGTaaattttttacaaattgctgatacaGTACACACTGAGGGAGTAGATCAGGATGTTTACAGACTGCTactcttttcctttgctgtaagGGATCAAGCAAAGAAGTGGTTAGATAACAAACCCAAATCTAGCTTGAAAACAAGTAGctagtagacaagtttttaaatcaatactttcccctgAGAAAGTTAacccagctaaggctggacatccaaggcttcaagcaagagaataatgaatctcttcatgatgcctAGGGGAGGTATAGAAGAATGCTGAGGAAATACcccactgaaatgttttcagaatgggtgcaattagacatctttgattTTGGCCTCGCAGACATAGCCAGGATGTctctggaccactctgctggtggatccatACACATAAGGAAAACAATTAAAGAGGCTCATGaacttattgatacagttgccatgAACCATCATCTGTACTCGGGTAATGAGACTtccataaaaggagaggttaaggcagtatCTGCTGAATCTAACCCTCCAGAACAAGATGGCCCATTAACTCAGCAGTTACAAGCCCTTGCACAGCAGTTGCTGGACTTGcaagaggctttgcgagaaactcaggcttctaataggaatgtagaagcccagctgagtcaaacaaggcagcaattatctaagcagataaaagATTAATGTCAGGCtatccaactgaggagtgggaaaacattgaaCACTCAACCTTAGAGCAACAGGAAACCAGAAGAAGAAAAGCTGACAGAGGGCAACCAGACTACTATTCAAGACACCTCTGAGGATGTTGCACCTCCAAGAGGGAATGAcattggtgttcaacgccaagaaggAGTGGCCACTcctagcattgaacgcccaaaggggGCCAAacaattggcgttcaacgccaagaagggaTGCCCAcccttggcgttgaatgcccataaGGGAACagtgtttctggtgttgaacgccagaaaagggggcagcaagggtgttgaacacccaactAGGAATGGTCAAGCACATGCAAGTGATGATAAGGCCCTTCCTAAATAAGCTACTAACCCCCCTTCCAATTCTGTAGGCATTCAACCTacatcaaccaaggttgatgagtATAGGGCcaagatgccatatcctcagaagcTTCACCAAGCGGAAAAGGACAAACAGTTTGCCCGATTTGTGAATTATCTCAAGACActtgagatcaagatcccttttacAGAGACTCTTGaatagataccttcttatgccaagttcataaaAGACATCTTAAGTCATGAGAATGACTGGAGAGAGGCAGAAATAGTCTTTCTCATTGAAGAGTGCGATGTAGTGATCTAAAAGAGTTTACCAAAGTAACTCAAGGAtcttggaagctttatgataccctaCACCTTAGGGGATGCTT is a window encoding:
- the LOC107636915 gene encoding uncharacterized protein LOC107636915; the encoded protein is MHEIQGVAKEYINDEEVSQVVAANKRQHGSAQHGLPANQHNPTPRENQKEHHKLARQLKERTGGNKILYCDYHRGYGHKTQDCFDLKDALEQAIRDGKLPEFARFIREPRRAKKERSPEREGRNPRTQKQGPRESPEADPTIIVNIITGKDVPGKSKSALKKDLKILAVKQQDSNATNRAITFSPKDFQHGTSAEDAPFVISARIGTGLVRRILVDTGADSNILFKGAFDKLGLHDDNLQTYHNGVTGLGDNFLKPDGSIILPLTIGKRDQKKTILSEFVILKDSTASNVILGRKTINDLSAVIFTKYLLMKFTAEDGSIGTIHGDRETAAECDNTSLALRKRSRDVAGIFLADLDARQDVQPRPEPEGDMEKLQIGQTREEHTFINRNLPYDLKEDLSHLLK